In a single window of the Anabas testudineus chromosome 19, fAnaTes1.2, whole genome shotgun sequence genome:
- the phf5a gene encoding PHD finger-like domain-containing protein 5A: MAKHHPDLIFCRKQAGVAIGRLCEKCDGKCVICDSYVRPCTLVRICDECNYGSYQGRCVICGGPGVSDAYYCKECTIQEKDRDGCPKIVNLGSSKTDLFYERKKYGFKKR; this comes from the exons ATGGCTAAACATCATCCAGATTTGATATTTTGCAGAAAACAAGCCGGCGTTG CTATCGGGAGACTGTGTGAGAAAT GTGATGGAAAGTGTGTCATCTGTGATTCCTACGTGAGACCATGCACACTGGTGCGCATCTGTGATGAGTGCAACTATGGTTCCTATCAGGGACGCTGTGTCATCTGTGGAGGGCCTGGAGTATCTGATGCCTACTACTGTAAAGAGTGCACAATCCAGGAGAAAGAT CGTGACGGCTGTCCAAAGATCGTAAACTTGGGCAGCTCCAAAACAGATCTGTTTTATGAAAGGAAGAAGTATGGCTTCAAGAAGAGGTGA
- the aco2 gene encoding aconitate hydratase, mitochondrial, protein MATYCLTVARLQLALGQGARRLHVSAAYRAKAKVAMSRFEPTSFVNYENLQSNVDIVRKRLNRPLTLSEKIVYGHLDDPHNQEIDRGRTYLRLRPDRVAMQDATAQMAMLQFISSGLPKVAVPSTIHCDHLIEAQIGGAQDLARAKDVNQEVYNFLSSAGAKYGVGFWKPGSGIIHQIILENYAYPGVMLIGTDSHTPNGGGLGAICIGVGGADAVDVMAGIPWELKCPKVIGVKLTGSLSGWTSPKDVILKVAGILTVKGGTGAIVEYHGPGVDSISCTGMATICNMGAEIGATTSVFPYNHRMRTYLEKTGRGQIAALADEYSDLLVPDEGCEYDQIIELNLDELKPHINGPFTPDLAHPVSKVGAVAEKNGWPLDVKVGLIGSCTNSSYEDMGRAASLAKQALDKGLKCKAQFTVTPGSEQIRATIERDGYAKTFRDVGGVVLANACGPCIGQWDRRDVKKGEKNTIVTSFNRNFTARNDANPATHAFVTSPEIVTALAIAGTLNFNPETDYLTAPNGEKFKLEPPTGDELPSKDFDPGQDTYQHPPADGTSLKVDVNPQSNRLQLLEPFDKWSGNDLEDMQVLIKVKGKCTTDHISAAGPWLKFRGHLDNISNNMLIGAVNSENDAINKIKNHLNGEYGGVPDVARHYKANGVSWVVVGDDNYGEGSSREHAALEPRHLGGRAIIVKSFARIHETNLKKQGLLPLTFSNSSDYDKIRPDDKISIRGLKTFTPGKPLAAVVKHSDGTEETLELNHSFNETQIEWFRAGSALNRMKSLQH, encoded by the exons ATGGCAACCTACTGTCTGACTGTCGCCCGGCTTCAG CTGGCCCTGGGTCAAGGTGCACGCCGCCTGCATGTATCTGCAGCTTACAGAGCCAAGGCCAAAGTGGCTATGAGCCGCTTTGAACCCACGTCCTTCGTCAACTATGAGAACCTCCAGTCCAACGTTGACATTGTACGAAAAAG ACTCAACAGGCCACTCACTTTGTCCGAGAAGATTGTTTACGGCCACCTCGATGATCCCCACAACCAGGAAATCGACCGCGGTCGCACCTACCTGAGGCTGCGTCCCGACCGCGTGGCCATGCAGGACGCCACAGCCCAGATGGCGATGCTCCAGTTTATCAGTAGTGGCTTGCCGAAGGTGGCAGTGCCGTCCACCATCCACTGCGACCATCTGATCGAGGCCCAGATTGGCGGAGCACAGGATCTGGCCAGGGCAAAG GACGTCAACCAAGAGGTCTACAACTTCCTGTCCAGTGCTGGAGCTAAATATGGTGTCGGCTTCTGGAAACCAGGTTCTGGAATCATCCATCAG ATCATCCTAGAGAACTACGCCTACCCGGGAGTGATGCTAATTGGTACAGATTCCCACACACCTAATGGTGGAGGACTTGGTGCAATCTGCATTGGAGTTGGAGGAGCTGATGCTGTAGATGTCATGGCAGGGATCCCCTGGGAACTCAAGTGTCCCAAG GTGATTGGTGTGAAGCTCACAGGCTCTCTCTCTGGCTGGACATCTCCTAAGGACGTCATCTTGAAGGTGGCCGGCATCCTGACTGTGAAGGGAGGTACTGGAGCCATAGTAGAGTACCACGGACCAGGAGTCGACTCCATTTCTTGCACTG GAATGGCCACCATTTGTAACATGGGAGCAGAGATCGGAGCCACAACCTCTGTGTTCCCCTACAACCACCGCATGAGGACCTACCTGGAGAAGACTGGACGTGGCC AGATCGCTGCCCTGGCTGATGAATACTCAGACCTGCTGGTACCAGATGAAGGCTGCGAGTACGACCAGATCATTGAGCTCAATCTGGATGag CTGAAGCCACATATCAATGGACCCTTCACTCCTGACCTGGCTCACCCAGTGTCTAAAGTGGGTGCCGTGGCTGAAAAGAACGGCTGGCCACTGGATGTTAAAGTTG gCCTAATTGGCAGCTGCACCAACTCCAGCTACGAGGACATGGGTCGCGCTGCTTCTTTGGCCAAGCAGGCTTTGGATAAAGGCCTGAAGTGCAAAGCTCAGTTCACAGTCACCCCTGGCTCTGAGCAGATCCGTGCCACCATTGAGAGAGATGGATAT GCAAAGACCTTTAGAGATGTTGGAGGCGTGGTCCTGGCAAACGCATGTGGGCCTTGCATTGGACAGTGGGACAG gcgTGATGTGAAAAAGGGTGAGAAGAACACAATCGTCACCTCCTTCAACAGAAACTTCACTGCCAGGAATGATGCCAATCCTGCAACACACGCCTTCGTTACCTCCCCCGAG atTGTCACAGCCCTCGCCATCGCTGGCACATTAAACTTCAACCCAGAGACCGACTATCTCACCGCTCCTAATGGTGAGAAGTTCAAGCTGGAGCCCCCCACTGGAGATGAACTCCCCTCCAAGGACTTTGACCCAGGCCAGGACACATACCAGCACCCACCCGCTGACGGCACCAGCCTTAAAGTGGACGTCAACCCTCAGAGTAACCGGCTGCAGTTGCTGGAGCCGTTTGACAAATGGAGCGGAAACGACCTGGAGGACATGCAGGTCCTTATCAAG GTGAAGGGAAAATGCACCACAGACCACATCAGTGCTGCAGGTCCATGGCTGAAGTTCCGCGGTCACCTGGACAACATCTCTAACAACATGCTGATCGGCGCCGTCAACAGCGAGAATGATGCCATCAACAAGATTAAAAACCACCTGAATGGAGAGTACGGAGGGGTTCCTGATGTGGCCCGTCACTACAAG GCCAATGGTGTGTCGTGGGTTGTGGTTGGAGATGACAACTACGGTGAGGGCTCGAGCAGGGAACATGCGGCACTGGAACCCAGGCATCTGGGAGGAAGAGCCATCATTGTTAAGAGCTTTGCCAGGATTCATG AAACCAACCTGAAGAAGCAGGGTCTGCTCCCACTGACCTTCAGCAACTCGTCAGACTATGACAAGATCCGCCCTGATGACAAAATCTCCATTAGAGGACTTAAGACATTCACTCCAGGAAAG CCTCTGGCAGCGGTCGTGAAGCACAGCGATGGCACTGAGGAGACCCTGGAGCTCAACCACAGCTTCAACGAGACACAGATCGAATGGTTCCGGGCAGGCTCTGCTCTCAACAGGATGAAGTCGCTGCAGcactga